Proteins found in one Acidobacteriota bacterium genomic segment:
- a CDS encoding DUF6632 domain-containing protein — MTAEKYLRTALIVVGLVFIGGIYALMNVWPEGWTWEPRQYEYEQMIMGIYAVLGVFLLIASRNPLEHKSLIWFTVWSSIVHAAIMAVQALVDPAERPNLFGDVPALFIVGIVLAVLTRKADQQAG, encoded by the coding sequence ATGACAGCAGAGAAGTACCTGAGAACGGCCTTGATAGTGGTCGGCCTGGTTTTCATCGGCGGCATCTACGCATTAATGAACGTGTGGCCCGAGGGCTGGACTTGGGAGCCGCGGCAATACGAATACGAACAGATGATCATGGGAATCTATGCGGTTCTGGGCGTGTTTCTCCTCATCGCATCACGCAACCCTCTTGAACACAAGAGCCTCATCTGGTTCACCGTCTGGTCGAGCATCGTGCACGCCGCCATCATGGCCGTTCAAGCCCTGGTAGACCCCGCCGAGCGCCCCAACCTCTTCGGCGACGTCCCGGCCCTCTTCATCGTCGGCATCGTCCTGGCCGTCCTGACCCGCAAGGCGGACCAGCAAGCAGGATAA